One region of Armigeres subalbatus isolate Guangzhou_Male chromosome 3, GZ_Asu_2, whole genome shotgun sequence genomic DNA includes:
- the LOC134227465 gene encoding uncharacterized protein LOC134227465, producing the protein MTTIMTIQVQLGSAVTMAHRSQLRIAKDSETNDRPNVTISTRRQMQTITRQRPGIENGSNGSGERDGQEFEEMVVDSGASPLPVRRNRKRKQVASDRSDLNLRRSKRLRKSTRQEEFWYPRPLDKDK; encoded by the exons ATGACGACGATAATGACAATTCAG GTACAGCTTGGAAGCGCGGTCACTATGGCTCACAGGAGCCAACTGAGGATTGCGAAAGACTCTGAGACGAACGACAGACCCAACGTAACAATTTCTACACGACGACAAATGCAAACGATAACGAGGCAAAGGCCGGGAATCGAAAACGGATCGAATGGGTCGGGGGAACGCGATGGCCAGGAGTTTGAAGAAATGGTGGTGGACTCGGGAGCTTCGCCGTTGCCAGTCAGACGGAACAGAAAGCGAAAGCAAGTTGCAAGCGACCGGAGCGATTTGAATTTGAGACGTTCCAAACGTCTACGCAAATCGACTAGACAGGAAGAATTTTGGTACCCAAGGCCATTGGACAAGGACAAGTAA